A region from the Arachis ipaensis cultivar K30076 chromosome B01, Araip1.1, whole genome shotgun sequence genome encodes:
- the LOC107605084 gene encoding uncharacterized protein LOC107605084: MDHVQPTFLQPIQAIEVPPKERILVPDYKSRIPYPQRLNGKNKERQYSKFLEIFKTLHINILFIEALEQMPMYAKFIKDLLYKKKSLKGGQTMVMTKECSAIIQRNLSTKKKDPGSFQIPCTIDNTTFDRVLCDLGASINLMPLSMMKRLKIQELKPTKKALQLANKSMKLAHKVVENVLIKVEKIFLLVDFVILDMEEDEHASIILGRPFLATGSSFIDVEKG; the protein is encoded by the coding sequence ATGGATCACGTACAACCCACCTTTCTGCAACCAATTCAAGCTATAGAAGTTCCACCAAAAGAGAGAATCCTAGTGCCTGACTACAAGTCAAGAATTCCATACCCTCAAAGGCTCAATGGGAAAAACAAGGAGAGGCAATACTCCAAATTCTTGGAGATATTTAAGACTTTGCACATCAACATTCTATTCATagaggctcttgaacaaatgCCCATGTATGCCAAATTTATAAAGGATTTGCTGTACAAGAAGAAATCCTTGAAGGGAGGCCAAACAATGGTGATGACCAAGGAGTGTAGTGCAATTATTCAAAGGAACTTGTCAACAAAGAagaaagatccagggagttttcaaattCCTTGCACTATTGACAATACTACATTTGATAGAGTTTTATGTGATTTAGGGGCAAGTATTAATCTAATGCCTTTATCAATGATGAAGAGGTTAAAAATTCAAGAATTGAAGCCCACCAAAAAAGCTCTACAACTTGCAAACAAGTCAATGAAGCTTGCACATAAAGTGGTTGAAAATGTCCTAATCAAAGTGGAAAAAATTTTTCTCCTAGTAGATTTTGTCATTCTTGACATGGAAGAAGATGAACATGCCTCCATCATTCTAGGGAGACCTTTTCTAGCCACTGGAAGTTCTtttattgatgttgaaaaagggtgA